Part of the Bacillus cabrialesii genome is shown below.
TGATCTCGCCTCTTATGACACATACGCTTCGCAGGAAAACGCCTCTGCCTTTTTATTGAACTGTGATTTGTGGAGAAATTTAAAACAAGGGCGCCCGTTTTGGATTTTGGAAACGAGCCCTTCGTATGCCGCCTCGCTTGAAAGCTCCGCTTTTCCGCACGCCGACGGTTATTTACAGGCTGAAGCCGTATCATCCTACGCCTTAGGAAGCGAGGGCTTTTGCTATTGGCTGTGGCGCCAGCAGCGTTCGGGGAGCGAGATTTCGCACGGCTCCGTTCTGAGTGCTTGGGGCGAGCCGACCGTTGGCTATCAGAACGTGCTGGCTGTCGAGCGGGCAAGAAAGGAAATCGAATCAGTCATTCTATCCACCGAACCCGTTCAAGCCGAGGCGGCGATGACGTACTCCGACAGAGCGAAAGCATATATCAAAACAGAACCTCACCGCGGACTCCGGCACCGTTCGCTTGTGACGCATTTTTATGAGCGCATTCTGCATACGGGGATTCACCGTGATCTCATTCCGGAAGGCGCTCCGCTGGACGGATACCGCTTGCTGTTTACGCCATTTTTGCCGTATCTGTCTCCTGAATTGATCAACAAAGCTTCCGCATTCGCCGAAGCGGGAGGCATCTGGATCGCGGGGCCTCTGACAGGCGGGCGCACAAGCGAGCATACCATTCATACCGATTGCGGACTTGGCGAACTTGAGAAAACATCAGAGGTCAAAACGCTGTTTACCTTTCCGATGAACGAGGACGTGAATACAGGAAAAGCGTTTGGCATCACGGCGCCGCTCGGGCTGTGGAGCGCGGTGTTTGATACAGGGAGCGGAAATACCCTTGGCACGGTTGAATCGGGACCTGGAGCAGGCCATGCCTTTTTGGCAGAACAGAAGCACGGCAAAGGGAAAATCGTCATGCTCGGCTCGCTTCCATCAGGGAAAGAAGGGGATGCGATGCTGGAAGCGCTCGTCAGGCATTACGCGGCTGAAGCAGATATTTCCGTCCGCTCGGATGTGACACCAGGCACGATCGTTGCCCCTCGCAAAGGCGATAACGGCCTTGTGTGGATCATCGTCAATATGGATGGAAAAGGCGGAAGCGTGACACTGCCGGAGACGGGAACGGATCTGTTGGCCAGCCGTTCGGAGAAAGCGGGGAGGCTGGCTGTCGGACCGCATGAATACCGTGTGATTCAGTTTGAACATCACAGCTGATTCTTTGGCATCGAATCAGCTTTTTTCTATGGGAGGATAGACGATGAAAAAGATCAAATGGTTATCAGAACAGCCGAAGGTGACAAGCGGTGTGGCGTGGGGCGTGCCATGGAAAAAAGGAGAATTGCAAAAAGGAGACTGTCTGGCGCTTGTGAATGAAAAGGCGGAAAGCCGATACGTGCAAAGCGAACCGTCGGCCTATTGGCCGGACGGAAGCATCAAGTGGACGAAGCACGCGGCGGTGTTCAGCGGACAGGAGCAGCAAAGATATGCAATCCAAAAAGGCGATTCCCCGCAGCCAGCTGAAACGCTCAGCATCAAAGACTCAGGGCATGACATCCAAGTCGATACAGGAACACTCATCTGCACCATCAATAAAACAGGCTCCGACTTCATTCAATCATTGCAGAACAACGGAAAGCCGATCGCCGCAGGCGGGAGGCTTGTTGCCATTAGAGAAACGAGAAAAGAGACGGCGGCGGAAACGGTTCTTTTTCATGAAACGTCTGTCAGCCTCATCAAAAGGACGATGATTGAAAAGAGCGGCCCTGTCAAAGCGGTGGTCAAAATAGAGGGTGTGCACATGCTCAAAAATGAAGAATGGCTGCCGTTTGTCATCCGATTGACGTTTTATGCCGGGCTGTCTGAGATCAGCATCGTACACACGCAGCTGATCGACAAAAATAGCAAACAAGAATTCATTAAAGGGCTCGGCATCGAATTTGACCTTGTTCTGGAAGGGGAGCCGTACAACCGCCATTTCCGTTTTGCGGGAGAGAAAGGGATGTACAAAGAACCCGCCCAGCTGTTTGGTACACGTAAATTCAATGAACGGTATCCGCTTTATGAAAAACAAATCAATGGCGAATTGCTGTCTCCAAGTGAAGAGCACAAGGAATGGTTTGCGAACGGCACACAGAACGCAGTTTGGAACGATATTAAGCTCGTTCAGGATTCCAGCGATCATTACAGCTTGTCAAAACGGACCGGAAAAGATTATGCGTGGGTCGGCATGCTGCATGGCAGCCGGGCGAAGGGGCTTTGCTATGCGGGCGGCGAAAATGGGGGCATAGCACTCGGCCTGCGGTATTTTTTTGAGAAATATCCGTCAGCACTGGAGATCACCGGCCTTGCCGGCAGCCATCCAAAAATGACCATCTGGCTTTGGCCCCCGGACGGAGAAGCGATGGATTTGCGGCATTATACAGGAAACACCCATGTGGCCAGCGCGTATGAAGGCTTTGATGAAATGCGCTCTGATCCGACCGGCATTGCCAACACAAATGAAATCAGCCTATCGTGCTTTTCGCACATGCCGTCAGATGATGTCCTCAATGCGCACGCCGACAAATGGCAGGCGCCGCCGATGCTTGTATGCGAGCCGGATATTTATTACGAATCAAAGGCACTCGGGGTTTGGAGTGTCATTGACACATCCCATCCGCTCAAAAAAGAGCTGGAAGAACAGCTCG
Proteins encoded:
- a CDS encoding beta-galactosidase, whose product is MKGKLYHGACYYPELWDEKTIRQDIDVMCEVGVNVVRIGEFAWSVMEPEEGKIDVGFFKEIITRLYDNGIETIMCTPTPTPPIWLSHGRPERMHVNEKREVMGHGSRQHACTNNPYFRKRAAIITTNIAKELGQLPGLIGWQLDNEFKCHVAECMCETCLHLWHDWLKSRYGVIERLNEAWGTDVWSETYQTFEQVPQPGPAPFLHHASLSTMYQLFSMEMIAQFADEQAKIIRCYSDAPITHNGSVMFSVDNERMFRNLDLASYDTYASQENASAFLLNCDLWRNLKQGRPFWILETSPSYAASLESSAFPHADGYLQAEAVSSYALGSEGFCYWLWRQQRSGSEISHGSVLSAWGEPTVGYQNVLAVERARKEIESVILSTEPVQAEAAMTYSDRAKAYIKTEPHRGLRHRSLVTHFYERILHTGIHRDLIPEGAPLDGYRLLFTPFLPYLSPELINKASAFAEAGGIWIAGPLTGGRTSEHTIHTDCGLGELEKTSEVKTLFTFPMNEDVNTGKAFGITAPLGLWSAVFDTGSGNTLGTVESGPGAGHAFLAEQKHGKGKIVMLGSLPSGKEGDAMLEALVRHYAAEADISVRSDVTPGTIVAPRKGDNGLVWIIVNMDGKGGSVTLPETGTDLLASRSEKAGRLAVGPHEYRVIQFEHHS